The Artemia franciscana chromosome 18, ASM3288406v1, whole genome shotgun sequence genome includes a window with the following:
- the LOC136038410 gene encoding uncharacterized protein LOC136038410, which yields MGRLYTIHPNQHECFFLRLLLVNVPGPTSFEYLRTVNGTIRDTYISTCQALNLLENNKHWDNCINDTCETSTPSQIHALFGVILITCSPSAPTELWEKYKSKMAEDILHRKLLET from the coding sequence atgggaagactctacaccattcaccccaatcaacatgaatgcttctttctccgcctgcttttggtgaatgtacccggtccgacgtcctttgagtatttgagaactgtaaatggtactatacgtGACACTTACATTAgtacatgccaagctctgaatttattggagaataacaaacactgggataactgcatcaatgacacgTGCGAAacatcaactccaagtcaaattcatgcATTGTTTGGAGTCATACTAataacttgctctccttcagctcctacagagttatgggagaaatataaatcgaaaatggctgaggatatactccatcgaaaactgTTAGAGACGtaa